In one window of Brassica rapa cultivar Chiifu-401-42 chromosome A07, CAAS_Brap_v3.01, whole genome shotgun sequence DNA:
- the LOC103831290 gene encoding CLAVATA3/ESR (CLE)-related protein 12, whose product NILHHLLFPLSSSMALKFSQILFIVLWLSFFFLLLHYLYSFNLHHLYSPNADEPSMPKHQDRSPDTTRLVSRKALSHRFDFTPFHPRENNHHHRPSGEKDDGDEIDPRYGVEKRRVPSGPNPLHH is encoded by the coding sequence AATATCCTTCATCATCTTCTGTTTCCTCTCTCATCGTCCATGGCTTTGAAATTCTCTCAAATTCTCTTTATAGTTCTCTGGCTCtcattcttctttctcctcctccACTACTTGTATTCCTTCAACCTCCACCATCTTTACTCTCCAAATGCGGATGAGCCGTCGATGCCGAAGCACCAGGACCGCAGTCCCGACACCACTAGATTAGTCAGCAGAAAAGCTCTCTCCCATAGATTTGACTTCACTCCTTTCCATCCCCGAGAGAACAACCACCATCATCGTCCTTCCGGCGAGAAAGACGACGGCGATGAGATCGATCCCCGTTACGGAGTGGAGAAACGCCGAGTTCCCTCCGGACCCAATCCGTTGCACCATTGA